A region from the Bacillota bacterium genome encodes:
- the dinB gene encoding DNA polymerase IV: MRGKCRDILHVDMNAFFASVEQHDNPALKGKPVIICGDPESRSVVSTASYEARPFGVKAGMPAAQARRLCPQGVFIKGRIGRYIEVSLEILNIYKSFTPLVEPFSIDEAFLDVTGCDLLFESPVNIAKAIKSKIRARFDLTCSIGVAPNKLLAKMASDMKKPDGLIVIKDEDIPERIWPLPVRALFGVGEKTEETLNAMGIKTIGELARYPTKLLERRFGVVGRALHSAAWGMDDSPVCPDRPPIKSMSNEYTLPDDTADPEILRAYILRLSGDVGMRLRQEGYLGRTIEIKLRYEDFVTIIRSETIKDFTDSDRTIYEKAWELFTRNWASWRKVRLIGVGVSSLVERRRYQKQLSLFDDCLKQAAVDRTVDTIRRRFGRDSIMRAGAMILCGPRP; the protein is encoded by the coding sequence ATGAGAGGGAAATGCAGGGATATCCTTCATGTGGACATGAATGCCTTCTTCGCTTCTGTAGAACAGCATGACAATCCTGCTCTCAAAGGAAAGCCTGTCATAATTTGCGGAGATCCTGAGAGCAGGAGTGTGGTGTCCACAGCATCCTACGAAGCCCGGCCCTTTGGCGTCAAGGCCGGTATGCCTGCCGCCCAGGCCAGGAGGCTCTGCCCTCAGGGAGTATTCATCAAAGGGCGCATCGGTAGATACATAGAGGTTTCCCTGGAGATCTTGAATATCTATAAGAGCTTCACGCCCCTTGTGGAGCCTTTCTCTATAGATGAAGCTTTCCTTGACGTGACTGGCTGCGATCTGCTCTTCGAATCCCCTGTGAATATAGCAAAGGCTATCAAGTCTAAGATCAGGGCGAGATTCGATCTTACATGTTCCATAGGAGTAGCCCCCAACAAACTCCTTGCTAAAATGGCTTCCGATATGAAGAAACCTGACGGCCTCATAGTCATAAAAGATGAGGATATTCCAGAGAGGATATGGCCCCTCCCCGTAAGAGCATTGTTTGGAGTTGGAGAGAAAACCGAAGAAACCTTAAATGCCATGGGAATAAAAACCATTGGTGAACTGGCCAGGTATCCTACAAAGTTGCTCGAGCGGAGATTCGGGGTTGTTGGCCGCGCCCTCCATTCCGCGGCCTGGGGGATGGATGATTCCCCAGTGTGTCCAGATAGGCCTCCCATTAAGTCCATGTCAAATGAATATACTCTGCCCGATGATACTGCCGATCCTGAAATTCTTAGGGCCTACATTCTCAGGCTTTCAGGCGACGTTGGAATGAGACTACGCCAAGAAGGATATTTGGGCAGGACCATAGAGATCAAGCTACGTTATGAAGATTTTGTCACCATCATAAGGTCAGAAACTATAAAAGACTTTACCGACTCTGATAGAACGATATATGAAAAAGCATGGGAACTCTTCACGCGCAACTGGGCGAGCTGGCGCAAGGTCAGGCTCATCGGCGTAGGCGTCTCTAGTCTAGTTGAACGCAGGCGATATCAAAAGCAGCTTTCCCTCTTCGACGACTGTCTCAAGCAGGCGGCCGTTGACAGGACGGTCGACACCATAAGGCGCAGATTTGGGCGGGACTCCATCATGAGGGCGGGGGCAATGATTTTATGCGGCCCTCGACCATAG
- a CDS encoding HNH endonuclease — MQRVLVLDCNKNPLMPCHPARARQMLKDGKAAIYRRYPFIIILKERSGGETQPVALKLDPGSKITGIALVADFQKGKRVIWAAELQHRSERIRELLLVRRAVRRSRRNRKTRYRKPRFLNRRRPEGWLPPSLKSRVDNILTWVMRLREFSPVSSLSQELVRFDAQKLENPEISGIEYQRGTLFGYEVKEYLLEKFGRQCAYCRGKSGDPILEVEHVVPKNPKHGPKGTDRVSNLVIACETCNKAKDNNQPEEWLARLEASADPLDKERAENFPTVIEQLKQPLKDTAAVNATRWAIFQSLKSFGLPVEIGTGGRTKYNRVIQHYRKAHWIDAACVGKSGESVFLSSVHVPLYIKAVGRGSRQFCRMDRHGFPRTSPKRIKRVHGFQTGDIVRATIPLGKYAGIHIGRIAVRASGSFRVGSTDGVSWRCCKILHCSDGYEY; from the coding sequence ATGCAAAGAGTCCTCGTGTTAGATTGTAACAAAAATCCACTTATGCCCTGTCACCCGGCACGGGCTAGACAGATGCTCAAAGATGGAAAGGCCGCGATATATCGCCGCTACCCATTCATAATCATCCTTAAGGAGCGAAGCGGCGGGGAAACTCAGCCTGTCGCGCTGAAGCTGGATCCTGGCAGCAAAATAACTGGAATAGCTTTGGTGGCAGACTTTCAAAAAGGTAAGAGGGTGATATGGGCTGCGGAACTTCAGCACCGGAGTGAACGAATTCGGGAGCTACTTTTAGTCAGGCGCGCCGTCCGGCGGAGCCGGAGAAACAGAAAGACTCGATATCGCAAGCCGAGGTTTCTGAATCGGAGAAGGCCCGAGGGGTGGCTTCCACCCAGTCTCAAGAGCAGGGTGGATAACATATTAACCTGGGTTATGCGATTGAGAGAGTTCTCTCCTGTATCGTCTTTATCGCAGGAGTTGGTTAGATTCGATGCTCAGAAACTGGAGAATCCTGAGATCTCTGGCATTGAGTATCAACGTGGTACTCTCTTCGGCTATGAGGTTAAGGAATATCTGCTGGAGAAATTCGGACGTCAGTGCGCCTATTGCCGTGGGAAATCTGGGGATCCGATACTTGAAGTTGAACACGTTGTGCCCAAGAATCCCAAACATGGGCCGAAAGGCACAGATCGGGTAAGCAACCTAGTTATTGCTTGTGAGACCTGCAACAAAGCCAAAGACAACAATCAACCGGAAGAATGGCTTGCACGCCTGGAAGCTTCTGCAGACCCACTTGACAAAGAGCGTGCGGAAAACTTCCCGACTGTTATAGAGCAGCTTAAGCAGCCCCTAAAAGATACGGCTGCCGTGAATGCGACAAGATGGGCTATATTTCAGAGCTTAAAGTCTTTCGGCTTACCAGTTGAGATTGGAACGGGCGGACGGACGAAGTATAACCGCGTAATTCAGCATTACCGCAAGGCGCATTGGATTGACGCGGCTTGTGTGGGCAAATCTGGAGAGAGTGTGTTTTTATCTTCCGTGCATGTTCCTCTTTATATCAAAGCTGTAGGACGAGGGTCACGACAGTTTTGTCGCATGGATAGACATGGTTTTCCGCGGACTTCTCCTAAAAGAATCAAGCGGGTTCATGGGTTTCAGACAGGGGACATAGTGCGGGCAACGATTCCTTTGGGGAAATATGCCGGTATCCATATTGGTCGGATAGCAGTCCGCGCCAGTGGGAGCTTTAGAGTGGGAAGCACAGATGGTGTTTCCTGGCGTTGCTGCAAGATACTCCATTGTTCTGATGGATACGAATATTAG
- a CDS encoding thioredoxin family protein: MKIEILGTGCPKCRKTEEMISAAIRKLGIEAEIVHVTNINEIIDRGVMMTPAVLVDGEKKIEGRIPTEAQIREWLRK; this comes from the coding sequence ATGAAAATTGAAATCTTGGGCACAGGTTGCCCAAAATGTCGGAAGACCGAGGAGATGATCTCTGCTGCTATACGAAAACTCGGAATAGAGGCAGAGATAGTTCATGTGACTAACATCAACGAGATCATAGACCGGGGAGTCATGATGACTCCGGCCGTGCTGGTGGATGGCGAGAAGAAGATCGAGGGGAGGATTCCCACAGAGGCGCAGATTAGAGAATGGTTAAGGAAGTAG
- a CDS encoding permease, with the protein MLGTLKELKAFMLIVGTFLVAYFAPLGNPRVQAAILEAFHMLQDYARQHVLFCLVPALFIAGAMQNFISQQSVMRYLGRNAKQWLAYAVASVSGAILAVCSCTVLPLFMGIYKRGAGLGPATAFLYSGPAINVLAIILTARVLGWQIGLARAIGAILFSIVIGILMAAIFREEETERQKGFAAASQAIEEGGRSLGQTTAYFATLVLILVFAAWGKPSEHIGVWYDVFRIKWYLVVALLVYLAYMLRTWFRPDELVAWKDSTWDFAKKILPLLFGGVLAAGLLMGRPGIDAGLIPSRYVSQLVGGNSLFANFIASIVGAFMYFATLTEIPIIQGLLGSGMGQGPALALLLSGPALSLPSMLVINSFLGPKKTITYVSLVVVMATISGMIFGAIVG; encoded by the coding sequence ATGTTGGGTACCTTGAAGGAATTAAAGGCATTCATGTTAATAGTAGGAACATTTCTTGTCGCATACTTCGCTCCCCTGGGCAACCCGAGGGTCCAGGCGGCGATCCTCGAGGCATTCCATATGCTACAGGACTATGCCCGGCAGCATGTACTATTTTGCCTTGTTCCTGCCCTTTTCATCGCAGGGGCCATGCAGAATTTCATCTCCCAACAATCTGTGATGAGATATCTGGGGAGGAACGCGAAGCAATGGTTGGCATACGCTGTAGCCTCGGTATCAGGTGCCATACTTGCCGTTTGCTCATGCACCGTGCTGCCGCTTTTCATGGGCATATATAAGAGGGGGGCGGGTCTCGGTCCGGCAACCGCATTCCTGTACTCAGGTCCCGCCATCAATGTCTTGGCCATCATTCTCACAGCACGTGTCCTGGGATGGCAGATAGGGCTTGCCAGAGCCATTGGCGCAATTCTATTCTCGATAGTCATAGGGATTCTCATGGCTGCCATTTTCAGAGAAGAAGAGACGGAGAGACAAAAGGGATTTGCTGCCGCATCGCAGGCAATTGAAGAGGGCGGTCGGAGCCTCGGACAGACAACCGCGTATTTTGCGACTCTGGTGCTTATCCTGGTGTTCGCGGCGTGGGGCAAGCCATCTGAGCATATTGGTGTTTGGTATGATGTCTTCCGCATAAAGTGGTACCTTGTGGTGGCGCTTCTAGTCTACCTCGCTTATATGCTCAGAACCTGGTTCAGGCCAGACGAGCTTGTGGCATGGAAGGATTCCACGTGGGATTTTGCAAAGAAGATCCTGCCCCTCCTGTTTGGGGGCGTCTTGGCAGCCGGCTTGCTTATGGGGCGTCCCGGCATTGACGCGGGACTGATACCGTCGCGCTATGTTTCGCAGCTTGTAGGTGGCAATTCGTTATTCGCCAATTTCATTGCCTCTATTGTAGGCGCGTTCATGTATTTCGCCACGTTGACTGAAATCCCTATAATACAGGGATTGCTAGGTTCAGGAATGGGACAGGGACCGGCGCTTGCATTGCTGCTATCCGGGCCTGCGCTTAGCCTTCCAAGCATGCTGGTGATCAATAGCTTTCTGGGGCCGAAGAAGACTATCACATATGTCTCGCTGGTGGTTGTCATGGCGACGATAAGTGGGATGATTTTCGGGGCGATAGTCGGTTGA
- a CDS encoding winged helix-turn-helix transcriptional regulator yields MAVIWVRYEDAISRQVAVFKALAHETRLRLIEILAKEGEKCVCELVGRVGFDQSTISKHLSVLKTAGIVDSKKEGLNVIYRLRMPCVYQFMQCVEKINGNEKCSLSCLDIAGKRL; encoded by the coding sequence ATGGCGGTGATCTGGGTGAGATATGAAGATGCAATATCGAGACAAGTGGCTGTCTTCAAGGCGCTGGCTCACGAGACCCGGCTGAGGTTGATCGAGATACTGGCAAAAGAAGGAGAAAAGTGTGTCTGCGAGCTTGTTGGCCGTGTAGGGTTCGATCAATCTACCATTTCCAAGCACCTGAGCGTGCTCAAGACAGCAGGCATAGTGGACTCCAAGAAGGAAGGGCTCAATGTGATATATAGACTCCGGATGCCCTGCGTTTATCAATTTATGCAGTGCGTAGAGAAGATAAATGGAAACGAGAAGTGCTCACTTTCTTGTCTCGATATTGCAGGGAAAAGGCTATAG
- a CDS encoding PIN domain-containing protein codes for MREKVFIDTSAWISLVAARDPHHRAMADEWLMLLNGGIIPVTTSDVISETITYLRRYASHAVAVQFYTFIKEAESEQRLAIAWVNEPLFAEAWEIFTKYADQKFSAVDCTSFALCMRERIKRALTLDHHFAIVGIRPIPETLAGA; via the coding sequence ATGAGGGAAAAGGTCTTCATTGATACCTCAGCCTGGATTTCTCTGGTGGCAGCCAGAGATCCACATCATCGTGCCATGGCGGATGAATGGTTGATGCTGCTCAATGGCGGGATAATACCGGTCACGACAAGTGATGTAATATCAGAGACCATTACATATTTGAGACGCTATGCCAGCCATGCAGTGGCAGTGCAGTTTTATACGTTTATCAAGGAAGCGGAATCAGAGCAGCGGCTGGCCATCGCATGGGTAAACGAGCCTCTATTTGCAGAGGCCTGGGAGATCTTCACGAAGTATGCTGACCAGAAATTCTCCGCCGTGGATTGTACCAGCTTTGCGTTATGCATGAGGGAACGTATCAAGAGGGCGCTTACGCTAGATCATCATTTCGCCATAGTGGGCATCAGGCCAATTCCGGAGACGTTGGCTGGCGCCTGA
- a CDS encoding aldo/keto reductase, with translation MRTIVLKSGDEIPILGLGTWQVTGDECQQAVQKAIELGYVHIDTAAAYGNHKDIALAIKKSGIDRDKLFITSKVWRDSLRYKDVLSAGEQILTELGIEYLNLLLIHWPNKEVPISETLRGLAELKARGMVRNIGVSNFTIRHLTEAMEVAGDLITVNQVEFHPYLYQRELLEFCRENNIVLTAYSPMARGRIFNDQVILDLADKYVRSPSQLVLRWLVEKGIVVIPKATSEKHLRDNMEIFGWTLPDEAREKIDSLNRMERLINPSFGEFDY, from the coding sequence ATGAGAACAATTGTGCTGAAATCTGGAGATGAAATACCCATTTTGGGTCTGGGTACCTGGCAGGTAACGGGGGATGAGTGTCAGCAAGCGGTTCAGAAGGCCATTGAGCTCGGGTACGTGCATATTGATACCGCCGCCGCTTACGGCAATCACAAAGACATAGCTCTGGCGATCAAAAAGTCCGGAATAGATAGGGATAAGCTTTTCATTACTTCAAAGGTATGGAGAGATTCTCTTCGATATAAAGACGTACTATCAGCGGGAGAGCAGATTCTTACTGAATTAGGTATAGAGTATCTGAATCTACTGCTCATTCATTGGCCTAATAAGGAGGTTCCTATCTCTGAAACCTTGCGCGGATTGGCGGAACTAAAGGCCAGGGGAATGGTGAGAAACATCGGAGTTAGTAATTTTACTATTAGACACCTTACGGAAGCGATGGAAGTTGCAGGAGATCTAATTACGGTTAACCAAGTAGAGTTCCACCCGTATCTGTACCAGAGGGAATTGCTCGAGTTTTGCCGCGAGAATAATATCGTCCTCACTGCATATAGCCCGATGGCGAGAGGTCGAATATTCAATGACCAGGTCATTCTGGACCTCGCGGATAAATATGTGAGAAGCCCATCACAACTAGTCTTGAGGTGGCTGGTTGAAAAAGGTATTGTAGTGATACCGAAGGCAACTTCAGAGAAACATCTAAGGGATAATATGGAGATTTTTGGATGGACATTACCCGATGAGGCGAGGGAGAAGATTGACAGTCTTAATAGAATGGAGAGGCTTATCAATCCATCATTTGGCGAATTCGACTACTGA
- a CDS encoding HNH endonuclease: MVFVLDKHKKPLMPCTEKRTRLLLQRGSAVIHRMAPFTIRLKDRTLEESQLQPLRLKLDPGAKITGFAVLREDSSDRSTALILGEIRHKPGIKDRLDKRRALRRSRRSRKTRYREPKELKGRGKEGRLAPSLEARVSQTMSAVQKLCRSLPISAISTEHVKFDIQLMQNPEISGIEYQQGTLFGYEVKEYLLEKWNYRCAYCGAENVPLEVEHVIPKRPKHGPKGTDRISNLVMACRECNEAKDNRQPEEWLEKLRESKKVIDQRRAENLPKVLQQLKEPLKDTAMMNATRWRLYERLKGTSLPVECGTGARTKKQRLEHGFSKTHYYDACCVGASTPADIVINQRYVHVWSAVGRGTRKMCNTDAHGFPIGHRERKKSIFGFQTGDLVIADIPKGKYAGRWIGRVAVRASGYFDIKDGLGKRICQGISHKYMKVLQRGDGWQHEKIRVEKGGSGASSPGVNAGASGAA, translated from the coding sequence ATGGTATTTGTGCTAGATAAACATAAGAAGCCTCTAATGCCATGCACAGAGAAGCGCACACGGCTGCTATTGCAACGAGGGAGTGCCGTCATCCACAGGATGGCTCCTTTTACCATCCGTCTCAAAGATCGAACACTTGAGGAAAGCCAGCTACAGCCGCTGCGTCTGAAGCTGGATCCTGGCGCTAAGATCACTGGGTTTGCTGTATTGCGGGAAGATTCTTCTGACAGAAGCACAGCTCTAATACTTGGAGAGATCAGGCATAAACCCGGTATAAAGGATAGGCTTGATAAACGCAGGGCACTGAGGCGTAGCCGCAGGAGTCGCAAGACGCGTTATCGCGAGCCGAAGGAGTTAAAGGGCAGAGGGAAGGAAGGTCGGCTAGCGCCATCCCTTGAGGCAAGGGTTAGCCAGACGATGAGCGCTGTGCAGAAGTTGTGTCGGAGCTTGCCGATCTCGGCGATATCTACCGAGCACGTCAAGTTCGATATCCAACTCATGCAAAACCCTGAGATATCGGGTATTGAGTATCAGCAGGGAACGCTATTCGGCTATGAAGTCAAGGAATACCTCCTGGAGAAATGGAATTACAGGTGTGCTTACTGTGGGGCGGAGAATGTGCCGCTAGAGGTGGAACATGTTATCCCAAAGAGGCCGAAACATGGGCCCAAGGGCACAGACCGAATCAGCAACCTGGTTATGGCTTGCAGGGAATGCAATGAGGCCAAGGACAACAGACAACCTGAGGAATGGCTCGAAAAGCTAAGGGAATCCAAGAAGGTCATCGACCAGCGTCGGGCTGAGAATTTGCCCAAAGTTCTACAGCAACTAAAGGAACCACTAAAAGACACGGCCATGATGAATGCCACACGCTGGAGACTGTATGAAAGGCTCAAGGGGACCAGCTTACCTGTGGAATGCGGCACTGGCGCAAGGACGAAGAAACAGCGGTTAGAACATGGTTTCTCCAAAACTCATTACTACGATGCCTGCTGTGTTGGCGCAAGCACGCCGGCGGATATAGTAATTAATCAGAGGTATGTGCATGTTTGGTCAGCGGTTGGCCGAGGGACGAGGAAGATGTGCAACACAGATGCTCATGGGTTCCCGATAGGGCATCGGGAACGTAAGAAATCGATTTTTGGGTTTCAGACCGGGGACTTGGTAATAGCAGATATCCCCAAAGGGAAGTATGCTGGGCGGTGGATAGGCAGGGTAGCAGTAAGGGCGAGCGGTTACTTTGATATTAAAGACGGTCTTGGCAAACGGATTTGTCAGGGTATATCTCACAAATATATGAAGGTTCTACAACGGGGAGACGGGTGGCAGCACGAAAAAATCCGGGTAGAGAAGGGAGGGAGTGGCGCCTCATCCCCAGGCGTGAACGCCGGGGCTTCCGGCGCCGCGTAG
- a CDS encoding L-fucose/L-arabinose isomerase family protein, whose amino-acid sequence MVTSRTDRYRVRLGFAPTRRVVFSKEAAGNQKRIIEDWLRSRGIDLVNLDWLNEEGLLYNIQDARKVAERFRREEVDAIFCPHCNFGSEDAMGELARLLRKPLLLWGPRDDAPLLDGSRLRDTQCGLFATSKVLRRFGIPFTYIVNSDINDEIFAKGFENFMAAAGVVKAFRNLRIGQISTRPAAFWSVIANEGELLERFGIQIVPVDLTEIVGRADSKMENNRDEVASVVEGFKAKADCSGVNQDLLQKIAALKLTIQEWASENGCSAIAMQCWSVLPKCFDILPCFIIGELTDDGLPAACETDIHGAITSIMLQAAVRGVTPTFFADLTVRHPENDNGELLWHCGPFPLSLKKENSRASVVGKGLGQCEIRGGDITIARFDGDHGEYSLLMGHVRGIPGPKTTGTYVWVEADDWPKWEKAFIYGPYIHHVAGVHGKVAPVLYEACRYIPGLRPDPIGMKEGHRPHA is encoded by the coding sequence ATGGTGACTTCGCGGACTGATAGATATAGGGTCAGGTTAGGTTTTGCGCCTACGAGAAGGGTAGTTTTCAGCAAGGAAGCAGCAGGGAACCAGAAGAGGATAATCGAGGACTGGTTGAGGTCCCGGGGAATTGACCTGGTCAATCTCGATTGGCTTAATGAAGAAGGACTCCTCTACAACATACAAGATGCCCGCAAGGTTGCGGAGAGGTTCAGACGTGAAGAGGTAGATGCGATCTTTTGCCCGCACTGTAACTTCGGTTCCGAGGATGCTATGGGAGAGCTGGCGAGACTCCTTAGGAAACCCCTTCTACTTTGGGGGCCGAGAGATGATGCGCCACTACTCGATGGGAGCCGTTTGAGGGATACCCAATGTGGCTTATTCGCGACCAGCAAGGTTCTTCGCAGGTTTGGAATTCCCTTTACTTATATCGTTAATAGCGATATAAATGATGAGATCTTTGCCAAGGGCTTTGAAAACTTCATGGCGGCCGCGGGCGTAGTAAAGGCGTTCAGAAATCTTCGGATCGGCCAGATAAGCACTCGGCCGGCTGCGTTTTGGTCTGTGATCGCAAACGAAGGGGAACTGCTAGAGCGTTTCGGTATTCAAATTGTACCGGTAGACTTGACCGAAATAGTCGGTAGAGCAGATTCTAAAATGGAAAATAATAGAGATGAAGTGGCCTCGGTCGTAGAAGGGTTTAAGGCTAAAGCTGATTGTTCAGGGGTAAATCAGGATCTGCTCCAGAAAATAGCCGCCCTCAAGCTCACAATTCAAGAATGGGCTTCTGAGAATGGGTGTTCGGCAATTGCTATGCAATGTTGGAGCGTCCTCCCGAAGTGTTTCGATATCTTGCCTTGCTTCATAATAGGTGAGCTTACAGATGACGGATTGCCTGCGGCCTGCGAGACAGATATCCATGGCGCTATCACATCCATTATGCTCCAGGCAGCAGTCAGGGGAGTTACGCCTACATTCTTCGCGGACCTTACGGTGCGACATCCTGAAAACGATAATGGCGAACTCCTCTGGCATTGTGGCCCATTCCCCTTATCGCTCAAAAAAGAGAATTCACGCGCGTCTGTAGTCGGCAAGGGACTTGGCCAGTGCGAGATCCGCGGGGGAGATATTACGATAGCGAGGTTCGACGGTGACCACGGGGAATATTCACTCCTCATGGGACATGTCAGGGGAATCCCCGGCCCGAAGACTACCGGCACCTATGTATGGGTCGAAGCAGATGATTGGCCAAAATGGGAGAAGGCTTTTATCTATGGCCCCTATATTCATCATGTGGCCGGGGTGCACGGGAAGGTGGCGCCGGTGCTTTATGAGGCTTGCCGCTATATCCCGGGTTTGAGGCCAGATCCCATCGGTATGAAGGAAGGTCATAGACCCCACGCCTAA
- a CDS encoding Gfo/Idh/MocA family oxidoreductase, translating to MGKVRVAIIGAGGIAHAHIRGLNLCKDAEIAAVCDVVRDRADEVAKQYEIPSVHADYMEVLKRDDIDAVVICTPNVHHHEIALASIKAGKHVLCEKPLAMNAQEAKEMYETAEKAGIKHMVAFSYHFWPSAKFAKYIVEQGFIGRIFHVVAQYSQGWLISPDAPLVWRLVKSQTGTGVLGDLGSHLVDLVRWFTGLEINAVSADMETFIKQRKKPGSDEYGEVDVDDYVAFVAHLSGGARASFVSSRYATGQGNYQRIEIYGDKGSLIYEFDKPHELSVCLGEGMIKLRQVVPVPVPESFRINQHQDQENTFVQGIAANKPIQPTFYDGFKAQEVLDAVVLSANEKRWVELPLTK from the coding sequence GTGGGTAAGGTCCGGGTCGCGATAATTGGTGCAGGTGGTATCGCTCATGCCCATATTCGAGGGCTCAATCTGTGTAAGGACGCGGAAATTGCTGCTGTATGCGATGTGGTGAGGGATCGTGCAGATGAGGTTGCGAAACAATATGAGATCCCGTCTGTTCATGCCGATTATATGGAGGTCCTAAAGCGGGATGACATTGACGCCGTAGTGATATGCACGCCCAATGTCCATCACCATGAGATAGCGCTCGCCTCCATCAAGGCCGGAAAGCATGTTTTATGTGAGAAACCTCTTGCCATGAACGCCCAGGAAGCTAAGGAGATGTACGAAACTGCCGAAAAAGCAGGCATAAAGCATATGGTTGCATTCTCCTACCACTTCTGGCCCTCGGCTAAATTCGCCAAATATATCGTGGAGCAAGGATTCATTGGCCGGATTTTCCACGTAGTAGCCCAATATTCTCAAGGTTGGCTGATAAGCCCCGATGCCCCACTAGTCTGGCGGCTCGTGAAATCTCAGACGGGGACAGGTGTGCTGGGGGATCTTGGGTCCCATCTCGTTGATCTAGTCCGCTGGTTTACCGGCCTCGAGATCAATGCCGTCTCCGCCGATATGGAAACCTTCATCAAACAGCGCAAGAAGCCAGGTTCAGACGAGTATGGCGAGGTGGACGTTGATGATTATGTAGCGTTCGTGGCCCATTTGAGCGGCGGAGCCAGGGCTAGCTTTGTTTCCTCGAGATATGCCACAGGGCAGGGGAACTATCAGAGGATAGAGATTTATGGCGATAAAGGCTCTCTCATATATGAATTCGACAAACCACATGAACTAAGCGTATGTCTCGGTGAAGGGATGATCAAGCTTCGCCAGGTCGTGCCGGTCCCAGTGCCGGAGAGTTTTCGAATCAACCAGCATCAGGACCAGGAGAATACATTCGTTCAAGGTATCGCCGCAAATAAGCCCATACAGCCAACATTTTATGACGGTTTCAAAGCCCAGGAGGTCCTGGACGCAGTGGTGCTTTCTGCAAACGAGAAGCGCTGGGTAGAGTTGCCTCTCACAAAATAA
- a CDS encoding carbohydrate ABC transporter permease, which yields MVLVTGIPRKIKIQSIEISLHIILMLGALGMIMPFLWMITTSLKPLNRVFAYPPEWLPRYFEWGNYLAALRGAPFERFYLNTIIIAVTVTFSQLVLCSMAAYAFARLRFHGRDILFMAVLSTMMIPGQVTLIPSFLVVKHLNWLDTYYALIVPDMVGAFGIFLLRQFLISLPVDLEDAARIDGCSRFMILWRILLPLIKPALSTLAVFNFMWSWNAFLWPLIVTNKTTMRTIQVGLSIFRSRYGIQWTYLMAGTVIATLPVLVVFLFGQKQFIRGITLTGFKG from the coding sequence ATGGTTCTGGTTACAGGGATCCCTAGGAAGATTAAAATACAGAGTATAGAGATAAGCCTCCATATAATTCTGATGCTGGGTGCCCTTGGGATGATCATGCCATTCCTCTGGATGATCACAACCTCACTTAAGCCGCTCAATCGCGTATTCGCCTATCCACCAGAATGGTTACCCAGATATTTTGAATGGGGAAATTACCTTGCAGCCTTACGGGGTGCACCATTTGAACGATTTTACCTGAATACCATCATCATAGCCGTGACGGTTACATTCTCCCAGCTAGTTCTTTGTTCAATGGCGGCATATGCATTTGCCCGCCTAAGATTTCATGGTCGAGATATCTTATTTATGGCAGTCCTCAGCACTATGATGATTCCGGGGCAGGTAACATTAATCCCCTCCTTCCTAGTGGTGAAACATCTTAATTGGTTGGACACCTACTATGCCTTAATAGTCCCTGACATGGTCGGAGCCTTTGGGATTTTCCTTCTACGGCAATTCCTCATCAGTCTGCCGGTAGATCTCGAAGATGCTGCGCGGATTGATGGATGTAGCAGGTTCATGATTCTATGGCGCATTTTACTCCCCCTAATCAAGCCTGCTCTCTCCACACTTGCCGTGTTTAACTTCATGTGGTCCTGGAATGCGTTTTTATGGCCTCTGATTGTGACCAATAAGACTACGATGAGAACAATCCAGGTTGGTTTATCTATATTTCGATCTCGGTATGGAATTCAATGGACCTACCTGATGGCAGGGACTGTCATCGCAACGCTGCCTGTATTGGTAGTATTTCTTTTCGGCCAAAAACAATTTATCCGAGGTATTACCTTAACAGGATTCAAAGGCTGA